Proteins co-encoded in one Govania unica genomic window:
- a CDS encoding mannose-1-phosphate guanylyltransferase/mannose-6-phosphate isomerase translates to MSATIHPVILSGGVGTRLWPLSRAQFPKQLLPLVTDRSMLQETVSRISDAARFSAPLIVANEDHRFIIAEQMRQSGITPDSIILEPEGRNTAPAVALAALYLAARDPEAILLVMPSDHVIENTDSFSNAVSAGAAAAAAGKLVTFGITPTAPETGYGYIAAGPALPGHQGVFAVSRFVEKPDLATAEGYIADGNYSWNAGIFMLRADVYLAELERFNPAILDACRAALAGAKTDLSFTRPDAAAFKASPSDSIDYAVMEKTADAAVVPVDMGWSDVGSWSALCLLADKDDRGNAIRGDVIAIDSDNNYIRSEGPVVATVGLEDIVIVAMDDAVVVAHKNKSQNIKAVVEELTRRKRTEHLSHTIVYRPWGSYQSADSGDRYQVKRLVVNPGEKLSLQKHMHRAEHWVVVQGTARVTRDDEIIMLHENQSTYIPVGATHRLENPGKIPLYIIEVQSGGYLGEDDIVRFDDTYGRI, encoded by the coding sequence GTGAGCGCAACCATTCATCCGGTCATCCTGTCGGGCGGTGTTGGCACGCGACTCTGGCCGCTCTCTCGGGCGCAGTTTCCTAAACAGCTTTTGCCTCTCGTCACCGATCGCTCGATGCTTCAGGAAACCGTGTCCCGCATCAGCGACGCCGCGCGTTTCAGTGCCCCGCTGATTGTCGCCAACGAGGATCACCGCTTCATCATCGCCGAACAGATGCGCCAGTCCGGCATCACCCCCGACAGCATCATTCTTGAACCCGAAGGACGCAACACCGCACCGGCCGTAGCGCTCGCAGCCCTTTATCTTGCCGCCCGTGATCCGGAAGCCATTTTGCTCGTCATGCCGTCCGATCATGTGATTGAAAACACAGACAGTTTTTCCAATGCCGTCAGCGCTGGCGCAGCCGCGGCTGCAGCCGGAAAACTCGTCACCTTCGGCATCACCCCGACCGCTCCCGAAACCGGCTATGGCTATATCGCAGCAGGCCCGGCGCTCCCCGGCCATCAGGGCGTTTTTGCGGTCTCCCGCTTTGTCGAAAAGCCCGATCTCGCCACCGCCGAAGGTTATATTGCCGACGGCAATTATTCCTGGAACGCCGGGATTTTCATGCTCCGCGCCGATGTTTATCTGGCCGAGCTTGAGCGCTTCAATCCAGCCATTCTCGACGCCTGCCGTGCGGCTCTCGCAGGCGCGAAAACGGATCTGTCCTTCACCCGCCCCGATGCCGCCGCCTTCAAGGCGTCGCCCTCCGACTCGATCGATTATGCGGTGATGGAAAAGACCGCCGACGCCGCCGTTGTGCCCGTCGATATGGGATGGAGCGATGTCGGCTCCTGGAGCGCTCTCTGCCTGCTCGCCGACAAGGACGACCGCGGCAACGCCATCCGTGGCGATGTCATCGCCATCGACAGCGACAACAATTACATCCGCTCCGAAGGGCCGGTCGTCGCCACCGTCGGGCTTGAGGATATCGTGATCGTGGCCATGGATGACGCCGTAGTCGTCGCCCATAAAAACAAGTCCCAGAACATCAAAGCGGTGGTCGAGGAACTCACGCGCCGCAAGCGCACCGAACATCTGAGCCATACAATTGTCTATCGTCCCTGGGGCAGCTATCAATCAGCCGATAGCGGCGACCGCTATCAGGTCAAGCGGTTGGTGGTGAACCCGGGTGAAAAGCTCTCACTCCAAAAGCACATGCATCGCGCCGAACATTGGGTGGTCGTGCAGGGTACGGCCAGAGTGACCCGGGATGACGAGATCATCATGCTGCATGAAAACCAATCGACATATATCCCCGTAGGTGCAACCCATCGGCTTGAAAATCCGGGCAAAATCCCCCTTTACATCATCGAGGTACAGTCCGGCGGCTATCTCGGTGAAGATGACATTGTAAGATTTGACGACACTTACGGTCGAATTTGA
- the cobA gene encoding uroporphyrinogen-III C-methyltransferase translates to MTAEDPELPLANLPRLEPGWVWLAGAGPGDPGLLTLHTLNGLRQADVVVYDALVGPEILTLARPQAQLQFAGKRGGKPSPTQRDISTALVEHARAGRRVLRLKGGDPLVFGRGGEEARALVAAGVPFRILPGISAGVGGLAYAGIPATDRQTNSAVTFLSGYGAGGGLPADIDLVALAQSGTTLVVFMALSHIAELVERLLAGGRSAAEPVALISNATLPTQRVVESTLGAVVGLAAEAGIATPAMMVVGEVVRLRAALDWYGALHEGRTLVADPLGMQARKDAI, encoded by the coding sequence ATGACTGCCGAAGACCCTGAATTGCCGCTTGCCAATCTGCCGCGCCTTGAGCCCGGTTGGGTCTGGCTGGCCGGGGCAGGGCCGGGGGATCCCGGACTGTTGACCTTGCATACGTTGAACGGTCTGCGTCAGGCCGATGTGGTAGTCTATGACGCGCTTGTGGGGCCGGAGATCCTGACCCTCGCGCGGCCCCAAGCGCAGTTGCAATTCGCGGGCAAGCGCGGCGGCAAGCCATCGCCGACCCAGCGGGATATTTCGACGGCTTTGGTGGAGCATGCGCGGGCGGGACGCCGTGTGTTGCGGCTGAAGGGCGGCGATCCTCTGGTGTTCGGTCGCGGCGGAGAGGAGGCGCGGGCGCTTGTTGCCGCTGGCGTGCCGTTTCGTATTTTGCCGGGGATTTCAGCCGGGGTCGGCGGACTCGCTTATGCGGGTATTCCGGCGACTGACCGGCAGACCAATTCGGCGGTGACCTTTCTGTCCGGGTATGGTGCGGGTGGCGGGTTGCCCGCTGACATTGATCTTGTGGCTTTGGCGCAAAGCGGGACGACGCTTGTGGTCTTCATGGCGCTCAGTCATATCGCCGAGCTGGTGGAGCGGTTGCTTGCGGGCGGGCGTTCTGCGGCTGAGCCGGTGGCTCTGATCTCGAACGCGACCTTGCCGACGCAACGGGTGGTCGAGTCGACTCTGGGTGCCGTGGTGGGGCTCGCTGCCGAGGCCGGGATCGCCACGCCAGCCATGATGGTGGTGGGCGAGGTGGTGCGGTTGCGGGCGGCGCTTGACTGGTATGGGGCGCTCCATGAGGGGCGGACTCTCGTGGCCGATCCGCTTGGGATGCAGGCGCGGAAGGACGCCATCTGA
- a CDS encoding nicotinate-nucleotide--dimethylbenzimidazole phosphoribosyltransferase, whose product MSQPDNTALGLTGLPFDDVKAVLRHFPDCNAAIAADARARMADLAADDVPLGRLASLGPWLAGWKGNRQPRLERIELAIYAALAAPHDDAEAQENARNRLTLLAAGGHPANIMCLRHGVGLKVYDLALDVPHSDYRSAPALSEEDCAATMAFGMEAIVSEPDLLCLARFGAGGEAAATALAAVLHPELAEDLLAGLAVADRVHARTGMNQHQGQSDPFELMRRFGSRDMAAIVGSILAARTQGVPVVLDGFVPLVAAAVLHAASDSNIAHCLLATPGSVAQQRLAAALGLVPLVQDEAVGEGVGALLAVPLLRAAADVLAHSVTQADVAAAG is encoded by the coding sequence ATGAGCCAGCCGGACAACACCGCCCTCGGCCTGACAGGGCTGCCTTTTGATGATGTGAAGGCGGTTCTGCGCCATTTTCCCGATTGCAATGCCGCCATTGCGGCGGATGCGCGGGCACGGATGGCCGATCTTGCGGCTGATGATGTGCCGCTTGGCCGTCTCGCCAGTCTCGGGCCCTGGCTTGCCGGGTGGAAGGGCAATCGGCAGCCGCGTCTTGAGCGCATTGAACTTGCGATTTATGCGGCGCTTGCGGCTCCACATGACGATGCCGAAGCTCAGGAGAACGCGCGCAATCGCCTGACCCTTCTGGCGGCGGGTGGACATCCGGCCAATATCATGTGCCTCCGTCATGGGGTTGGTTTGAAGGTTTATGACCTCGCCCTTGATGTGCCGCATAGCGACTATCGAAGCGCTCCGGCGCTGTCGGAGGAAGACTGTGCCGCCACCATGGCGTTCGGCATGGAGGCCATCGTCAGTGAACCTGATCTTTTATGTCTTGCCCGTTTCGGTGCAGGCGGAGAGGCGGCGGCGACCGCCCTTGCTGCCGTGTTGCATCCGGAGCTTGCCGAGGATTTGCTGGCCGGGCTTGCCGTGGCGGACCGGGTTCATGCCCGTACCGGCATGAACCAGCATCAGGGACAAAGCGATCCGTTTGAACTGATGCGCCGTTTTGGCAGCCGTGACATGGCGGCCATTGTCGGCTCTATTCTGGCCGCGCGCACGCAGGGCGTGCCGGTGGTGCTCGATGGGTTTGTGCCGCTGGTGGCGGCGGCGGTTCTGCATGCGGCGTCCGACAGCAACATTGCCCATTGTTTGCTGGCGACACCGGGCAGCGTGGCGCAGCAGCGGTTGGCGGCGGCGCTTGGTCTTGTTCCGCTTGTGCAGGATGAGGCGGTGGGCGAAGGGGTTGGTGCCTTGCTTGCGGTGCCATTGCTGCGGGCGGCGGCTGATGTGCTTGCCCATTCCGTAACTCAGGCCGATGTGGCGGCGGCGGGCTGA
- a CDS encoding uracil-DNA glycosylase family protein, whose product MSAARFDRLLADIRACRICVDYLPLGPNPVIQASRTARLIICGQAPGLRVHQTGIPFNDPSGDRLRDWMGLDRATFYDAARISIIPMGFCYPGRDPRGGDMPPRPECAAHWHDRIFAQLPNPRLVLAIGQYAQAYHLAGRTKGSVAATVRAWAEYGPDIIPLPHPSPRNMGWLRRNPWFEAEVVPVLRARVAAYLRDWPSQM is encoded by the coding sequence ATGAGCGCGGCCCGGTTCGACCGTCTGCTGGCGGATATCCGGGCCTGCCGCATTTGCGTTGACTATCTGCCACTCGGCCCCAATCCGGTGATCCAGGCGAGCCGCACGGCACGCCTGATCATCTGCGGGCAGGCGCCGGGCCTACGGGTGCATCAGACCGGCATTCCCTTTAACGATCCAAGCGGCGATCGGTTGCGCGACTGGATGGGTCTGGACCGCGCGACCTTTTATGATGCGGCGCGCATCAGCATCATTCCCATGGGGTTCTGTTATCCGGGGCGTGATCCACGGGGCGGCGATATGCCGCCGCGGCCGGAATGCGCGGCCCATTGGCATGACCGGATTTTCGCGCAGCTGCCAAACCCGCGTCTGGTGCTTGCCATCGGCCAATATGCGCAGGCCTATCATCTCGCCGGGCGGACCAAGGGGAGTGTCGCCGCCACGGTGCGCGCCTGGGCCGAATATGGCCCCGATATCATTCCTCTGCCGCATCCATCGCCGCGCAATATGGGTTGGTTGCGCCGCAATCCCTGGTTCGAGGCCGAGGTCGTGCCCGTGCTGCGGGCGCGGGTGGCGGCTTATCTGCGGGACTGGCCGTCTCAGATGTGA
- a CDS encoding PEP-CTERM/exosortase system-associated acyltransferase, translating into MVFGAQTSNGQDVSQNNDVKSLLSGQASYLEEGQKLVDLYRKWFDVIPARTDDLVRLSQELRYQVYCVETGFENIDEFPDGFETDACDEHAVCSLLIHKPTGMVAGTVRLILPTATASLPVLNVSPELSTMGNAELPRELTGEISRFAISKQFRKRREDTLIPALYDTSDPGHDQRVIPHITLGLMQAILSMSIENGISHLAIMVEPALDRLIRKLGIIFTPVGPLINYHGKRRVHMREIGSLLDDVFARRPEIWEVLTNSGNLWPAPPDRT; encoded by the coding sequence ATGGTTTTTGGCGCGCAGACATCAAATGGCCAAGATGTTAGTCAGAATAATGATGTAAAATCCCTATTGTCTGGCCAGGCCAGCTATTTGGAAGAAGGCCAAAAACTCGTGGACTTATATCGGAAGTGGTTCGATGTGATTCCGGCGCGGACAGATGACCTCGTGCGTTTGTCTCAGGAACTGCGCTACCAGGTTTATTGTGTCGAAACCGGCTTTGAAAATATTGATGAATTTCCGGATGGATTCGAAACTGATGCTTGTGATGAGCATGCGGTCTGCAGCCTGCTTATACATAAGCCGACGGGCATGGTCGCGGGCACTGTGCGCCTTATTTTGCCGACCGCAACGGCCAGTCTGCCAGTCCTGAATGTATCGCCCGAACTTTCCACCATGGGGAACGCTGAGTTGCCGCGGGAGCTTACCGGGGAAATTTCGCGATTCGCTATTTCCAAACAGTTTCGCAAGCGGCGCGAGGATACACTCATTCCGGCGCTTTATGACACCAGTGATCCGGGTCATGACCAGCGGGTCATTCCGCATATCACTCTGGGCCTTATGCAGGCGATTCTCAGCATGAGCATCGAAAACGGCATCAGCCATCTTGCGATTATGGTCGAACCGGCTTTGGACCGGCTGATCCGCAAGCTTGGCATTATTTTTACGCCGGTCGGACCCTTGATCAATTATCACGGCAAGCGCCGGGTGCATATGCGCGAGATAGGCAGTCTTCTGGACGATGTTTTCGCCCGGCGACCAGAAATCTGGGAAGTCCTGACCAACAGTGGCAATCTTTGGCCGGCACCGCCTGACCGGACTTGA
- the prsT gene encoding XrtA/PEP-CTERM system TPR-repeat protein PrsT: protein MNKQARISTYRSSLRSKLPSVLSSVMLLMAVGGMTLGLAACDQKASYTLEQHMDRAKDFRMKGDLRAATIELKAALKDTPDAAAARLLLGQVYIDMEDGLAAEKELQLAKKAGVDPLSVMAPLAEALQLQGEYQKNLKELIIGTDLPVPTQSALYVVRGDAYRGLSNYDEAREAYETALKLNSNNVLGYVGLANIDIARGNLTDAKKFRDLAVRVDPSHVKVLTLDGDLAAAGGDYKTAAAAFEKLIKLRPDSIFIRTVLAWSQLNNNQPKEAKENISKVLAVAPDYPPANHVAAVVAYQGKKFAEAVDYADRVLAVAPDRMPSLLVQGAANFALGRKEQAYAAINRYLAAVPGDIGARKLMARIQMALGRSDDAFQTLNILAKSDNKDSELLNLLAQASLQKGDLAMGRSYLEQSLELNPASASTTAQLGMTQIASGNVDKGLSELEKSITMDPKSFEKRVILTLEQLRAGKSDEAIASARQLQKLEPKRAAGFTLEGIGLAEKKDLAGSKAAFEAALKAEPGNQNASFNLVRFAVVEKKPDEVKRLLEGVLKVHPKDQKAQLMLADLAREGGHQVERIALLEKAVESQPGAREPAIFLAQAYLETRDYMKALAVTQKVQSIYPNDPALLEVIGQGEMMAGQPENAIITFEKLTSAAPRDAQSHYLLGSALLAQGNLPRAREALDGALRINPKHTAARFAMVQVLANLGQVEQANELLATLVHDKPAGLSPVSLDEAQGYVALAKKDYGQAITSFGTVYKLQPNSVNLRRLSEAKMLGGKPDAAVADLTAWLVKYPNDTATRFHLANTNLGLKRFDAAAQGYETLLKTEKNNPLVLNNLAWTYHNKGQTPEAVRTIEKALALRSDQPDILDTAGSIYMGAKRLGDAVTILRKAVDLAPQALDIRRHYAEALLAAGRKREAGEVLRDLLAGNYAIDNRKEIEHMLQLANSK from the coding sequence TTGAACAAACAAGCTCGTATCAGCACATATCGGTCGTCTTTACGTTCGAAGCTTCCATCGGTTTTGTCTTCGGTGATGCTGTTGATGGCTGTGGGCGGCATGACGCTCGGTCTTGCGGCTTGCGATCAGAAGGCCAGCTATACCCTTGAACAGCATATGGACCGCGCCAAAGACTTTCGCATGAAAGGCGACCTCAGGGCGGCGACGATTGAGTTGAAAGCGGCGCTGAAGGATACGCCCGATGCGGCGGCGGCGCGGTTGCTGCTGGGCCAGGTCTATATCGACATGGAAGACGGTCTGGCCGCCGAAAAGGAGCTGCAACTGGCGAAAAAAGCCGGTGTTGACCCCCTTTCGGTCATGGCGCCACTTGCCGAGGCCTTGCAGCTGCAGGGCGAATATCAGAAAAACCTCAAAGAGTTAATCATCGGAACAGATCTGCCGGTGCCAACTCAGTCAGCACTCTATGTTGTGCGGGGCGATGCCTATCGCGGCCTGAGCAATTACGATGAGGCGCGGGAAGCTTATGAGACGGCGTTGAAGCTCAATTCAAACAATGTGCTGGGCTATGTTGGGCTGGCCAATATTGACATTGCGCGGGGCAATCTCACGGACGCCAAAAAATTCCGCGATCTGGCGGTGCGGGTCGATCCGAGCCATGTGAAGGTTCTGACCCTTGACGGCGATCTTGCGGCGGCGGGCGGCGATTATAAAACGGCTGCTGCGGCTTTTGAAAAACTGATCAAACTGCGTCCTGACAGTATTTTCATTCGTACGGTTCTGGCCTGGTCGCAATTGAATAACAATCAGCCCAAAGAGGCGAAGGAAAATATCAGCAAGGTTCTGGCTGTTGCACCGGATTATCCACCGGCGAACCATGTGGCCGCGGTCGTGGCTTATCAGGGCAAGAAATTTGCTGAAGCCGTCGACTATGCCGACCGTGTTCTGGCGGTGGCCCCGGATCGCATGCCGAGTCTGTTGGTGCAGGGAGCCGCGAACTTTGCCCTTGGCCGCAAGGAACAGGCCTATGCCGCCATCAACCGTTATCTGGCGGCTGTTCCTGGCGATATTGGGGCGCGCAAGCTGATGGCCCGGATCCAGATGGCGCTCGGCCGTTCGGATGATGCCTTTCAGACTTTGAACATCCTGGCGAAATCGGACAATAAGGATTCGGAGCTTTTGAACCTCCTGGCTCAGGCCTCGCTGCAAAAGGGCGACCTGGCCATGGGCCGGAGCTATCTTGAGCAGTCGCTTGAGCTCAATCCTGCGTCGGCGTCCACGACGGCTCAGCTTGGCATGACCCAGATTGCCAGCGGTAATGTGGACAAGGGACTTAGCGAGCTTGAAAAGTCGATCACCATGGACCCGAAGTCTTTTGAGAAGCGGGTGATCCTGACGCTTGAACAACTGCGGGCCGGCAAATCGGATGAGGCCATCGCCAGTGCGCGGCAACTTCAGAAATTGGAGCCGAAACGCGCGGCCGGGTTCACCCTTGAGGGGATCGGGCTTGCGGAGAAGAAAGATCTGGCTGGGTCTAAAGCCGCGTTCGAGGCCGCCCTGAAAGCAGAGCCGGGCAACCAGAATGCGAGCTTCAATCTGGTGCGCTTTGCTGTGGTGGAGAAAAAGCCGGATGAAGTCAAACGTCTCCTCGAAGGCGTGCTGAAGGTCCATCCGAAAGATCAGAAGGCGCAGTTGATGCTGGCTGACCTCGCGCGGGAGGGCGGCCATCAGGTGGAACGGATCGCTTTGCTGGAAAAAGCGGTGGAGAGTCAGCCGGGGGCTCGCGAGCCTGCGATCTTCCTGGCTCAGGCCTATCTTGAAACCCGCGATTACATGAAGGCGCTTGCCGTCACCCAGAAAGTGCAGTCGATCTATCCGAATGACCCGGCCTTGCTTGAGGTGATCGGGCAGGGCGAAATGATGGCGGGGCAACCTGAGAATGCCATCATCACCTTTGAAAAATTGACCTCTGCGGCGCCGCGGGATGCGCAAAGCCACTATCTGCTCGGGTCGGCACTGTTGGCCCAGGGCAATCTGCCGCGTGCCCGGGAGGCACTGGACGGGGCGCTGCGGATTAACCCGAAGCATACGGCCGCACGCTTTGCCATGGTGCAGGTGCTGGCCAATCTTGGACAGGTTGAGCAGGCGAACGAACTGCTTGCGACCTTGGTTCATGATAAGCCCGCCGGCCTCAGTCCCGTCAGTCTTGATGAGGCGCAGGGTTATGTGGCCTTGGCGAAAAAAGATTATGGGCAGGCGATCACGAGCTTCGGCACGGTTTATAAGCTGCAGCCGAACAGTGTCAATCTGCGGCGGCTGTCGGAGGCGAAAATGCTTGGCGGCAAGCCGGATGCGGCGGTGGCGGACCTGACTGCCTGGCTCGTGAAGTACCCGAATGATACGGCGACGCGGTTTCATCTGGCCAATACGAACCTTGGCCTCAAGCGCTTTGACGCGGCGGCGCAGGGCTATGAAACCCTTTTGAAGACGGAGAAGAACAATCCGCTTGTGCTGAACAATCTGGCCTGGACCTACCACAACAAGGGACAAACGCCCGAGGCGGTGCGGACGATCGAAAAAGCCTTGGCGCTGCGCTCCGACCAGCCTGATATTCTGGATACGGCGGGTAGTATTTATATGGGGGCCAAACGGTTGGGCGATGCTGTGACAATCCTGCGGAAGGCGGTCGATCTCGCACCGCAAGCTCTCGACATTCGCCGCCATTATGCGGAAGCTTTGCTCGCGGCGGGTCGCAAACGTGAGGCGGGCGAGGTTCTCCGGGATCTTCTTGCTGGAAACTATGCGATCGACAACCGCAAGGAGATTGAGCATATGCTGCAGCTGGCCAATAGCAAGTAA